In the Kineosporiaceae bacterium genome, one interval contains:
- the gcvP gene encoding aminomethyl-transferring glycine dehydrogenase, with protein MSDATPAPSTSASALFSDRHIGPREHELAQMLQVVGQPSLQALIEAAMPPVIRADAALDLPEPISEAAALAELRALAGRNTLAVPMIGLGYHGTHTPGVILRNVLESPAWYTAYTPYQPEISQGRLEALLNFQTMVADLSGLPIANASLLDEATAAAEAMTLMRRGNRAKESSGPGAALLVDVDVLPQTKAVLATRANPLGLRIVEADLFAGEPGEAIENALIAAGADGVFGVVVQLPGASGVLRDLAPLAAAAHDRGALVCAAADLLSLTVITPPGECGADVVVGSSQRFGVPLGYGGPHAAFMAVRAGLERSMPGRLVGVSKDAAGAPAYRLALQTREQHIRREKATSNICTAQVLLAVMASMYAVYHGPAGLRAIATRVAGHADRLAEALRSGGVDVVHTAFFDTVLAGVPGRAGEVVAAASAAGVLLRRVDDDHVAVACDETTTGEHLAAVAKAFGVSAPAGASELSVTELPGSIPVALRRTSDYLTHPVFHAHHSETAMLRYLRRLADVDYALDRGMIPLGSCTMKLNATTEMEPVTWPEFAGLHPYAPAAHAAGTRELVAQLEAWLTEITGYDAVSIQPNAGSQGEFAGLLAIRGYHAARGDAERDVCLIPSSAHGTNAASAVMAGMRVVVVACDENGNVDLPDLRAKIAEHGPRLAAIMITYPSTHGVFEETVGELCAAVHDAGGQVYVDGANLNALVGLSQPGRFGADVSHLNLHKTFCIPHGGGGPGVGPVGVRAHLTPYLPGHPMDDAPARDVTGGPVSAAPFGSAGILTISWAYIRMMGAAGLSRATAVALLNANYIATRLREHYPVLYSGRDGLVAHECILDLRPLTKATGVTVDDVAKRLIDYGFHAPTMSFPVAGTLMVEPTESEDLAELDRFCDAMIAIRAEADRVARGDWPADDNPLHNAPHTAVSLTADWTHPYSRAEAVFPGGQDPARKYWPPVRRIDGAYGDRHLVCSCPPPEAYA; from the coding sequence ATGAGCGATGCGACCCCCGCCCCCTCCACGAGCGCGTCGGCGCTGTTCTCGGATCGGCACATCGGCCCGCGTGAGCATGAGCTCGCGCAGATGCTCCAGGTGGTCGGGCAGCCCTCGCTGCAGGCCCTGATCGAGGCGGCCATGCCCCCGGTGATCCGCGCCGACGCCGCGCTCGACCTGCCCGAACCGATCTCCGAGGCTGCGGCGCTGGCCGAGTTGCGGGCCCTCGCCGGGCGCAACACGCTCGCCGTCCCCATGATCGGCCTGGGGTATCACGGCACGCACACCCCGGGCGTGATCCTGCGAAACGTGCTCGAGAGCCCGGCCTGGTACACCGCCTACACCCCGTATCAGCCCGAGATCTCCCAGGGCCGGCTCGAAGCCCTGCTCAACTTCCAGACCATGGTTGCCGACCTCAGCGGGCTGCCGATCGCCAACGCGTCGCTCCTGGACGAGGCCACCGCCGCCGCGGAGGCGATGACGCTGATGCGTCGCGGCAACCGGGCCAAGGAGTCCTCCGGTCCGGGCGCGGCGCTGCTGGTGGACGTCGACGTGCTGCCCCAGACCAAGGCGGTGCTCGCCACCCGGGCGAACCCGCTCGGCCTGCGCATCGTCGAGGCCGACCTGTTCGCCGGTGAGCCGGGGGAGGCCATCGAGAACGCCCTGATCGCCGCCGGCGCGGACGGCGTGTTCGGCGTCGTCGTCCAACTGCCCGGCGCCTCGGGGGTGCTGCGCGATCTGGCGCCCCTGGCCGCCGCCGCGCACGATCGGGGCGCGCTGGTGTGTGCGGCCGCCGACCTGTTGTCGCTGACCGTGATCACCCCGCCGGGGGAGTGTGGCGCCGACGTCGTGGTCGGTTCGAGCCAGCGCTTCGGCGTCCCGCTGGGGTACGGCGGCCCGCACGCGGCGTTCATGGCGGTGCGCGCCGGACTCGAGCGGTCGATGCCGGGCCGGCTGGTCGGGGTGTCCAAGGACGCCGCCGGCGCGCCGGCCTATCGGCTGGCGCTGCAGACCCGTGAGCAGCACATTCGGCGCGAGAAGGCCACCAGCAACATCTGCACCGCGCAGGTGCTGCTGGCCGTGATGGCCTCGATGTACGCGGTCTATCACGGCCCGGCCGGGCTGCGGGCGATCGCCACCCGGGTGGCCGGGCACGCCGACCGGCTGGCCGAGGCGCTGCGCAGCGGTGGGGTCGACGTGGTGCACACGGCCTTCTTCGACACCGTGCTGGCGGGGGTTCCCGGACGGGCGGGGGAGGTGGTCGCGGCCGCATCGGCCGCCGGGGTGCTGCTGCGCCGGGTGGACGACGACCACGTCGCCGTCGCCTGCGACGAGACCACCACCGGGGAGCACCTGGCTGCGGTGGCCAAGGCATTCGGCGTCAGCGCTCCGGCCGGGGCGTCCGAGCTCTCGGTCACGGAGCTGCCGGGGAGCATCCCGGTAGCGCTGCGTCGCACCTCGGACTACCTCACCCACCCGGTGTTCCACGCCCACCACAGCGAGACGGCGATGTTGCGCTACCTGCGCCGGCTGGCGGACGTGGACTACGCCCTCGACCGGGGCATGATCCCGCTGGGTTCGTGCACCATGAAGCTCAACGCCACCACCGAGATGGAGCCGGTGACCTGGCCCGAGTTCGCCGGGCTGCACCCCTACGCCCCGGCAGCCCACGCCGCGGGGACCCGTGAGCTGGTCGCCCAGCTGGAGGCCTGGCTGACGGAGATCACCGGCTATGACGCGGTGAGCATCCAGCCCAACGCCGGCTCACAGGGCGAGTTCGCCGGCCTGTTGGCGATCCGGGGCTACCACGCCGCCCGGGGGGACGCCGAGCGCGACGTCTGCCTGATCCCCTCCAGCGCGCACGGCACGAACGCCGCCAGCGCCGTGATGGCCGGGATGCGCGTGGTCGTCGTGGCCTGTGACGAGAACGGCAACGTCGACCTGCCCGATCTGCGCGCCAAGATCGCCGAACACGGGCCACGGCTGGCCGCGATCATGATCACTTACCCGTCGACCCACGGGGTCTTCGAGGAGACCGTCGGTGAGTTGTGCGCCGCGGTACACGACGCCGGCGGCCAGGTCTACGTGGACGGCGCCAATCTCAACGCGCTGGTGGGTCTGTCGCAGCCCGGTCGGTTCGGGGCCGACGTGAGCCACCTGAACCTGCACAAGACGTTCTGCATCCCGCACGGCGGCGGCGGCCCCGGCGTGGGACCGGTCGGCGTCCGGGCGCATCTGACGCCGTACCTGCCGGGTCACCCGATGGACGACGCCCCCGCCCGCGACGTCACCGGCGGCCCGGTCTCGGCGGCGCCGTTCGGGTCGGCGGGCATCCTGACCATCTCGTGGGCCTACATCCGCATGATGGGCGCGGCAGGCCTGTCGCGGGCCACGGCCGTGGCCCTGCTCAACGCCAACTACATCGCCACCCGGCTGCGCGAGCACTACCCGGTGCTCTACAGCGGACGCGACGGCCTGGTCGCTCATGAGTGCATCCTCGATCTGCGCCCGTTGACCAAGGCGACCGGCGTCACCGTGGACGACGTGGCGAAACGCTTGATCGACTACGGCTTCCACGCCCCGACGATGTCGTTCCCGGTGGCCGGCACCCTGATGGTCGAACCCACCGAGAGCGAGGACCTGGCCGAGCTCGACCGGTTCTGTGACGCCATGATCGCGATTCGGGCCGAGGCCGATCGGGTTGCGCGCGGCGACTGGCCGGCAGACGACAACCCGCTGCACAACGCTCCGCACACCGCGGTGTCGCTGACCGCGGACTGGACCCACCCCTACTCGCGGGCCGAGGCGGTCTTCCCCGGTGGGCAGGACCCGGCCCGCAAGTACTGGCCGCCGGTGCGCCGGATCGACGGTGCCTACGGCGACCGGCACCTGGTGTGTTCCTGCCCGCCGCCGGAGGCCTACGCCTGA
- a CDS encoding ParA family protein: MMVLSVCSLKGGVGKTSVVLGLASAALARGVPTLVIDLDPQGDATVGLNVIDDQANTVVDLLRHPRRRPIAEVAVPSGWTDGVRGRLDVVAGSEDGTALDGQQDGERGLTRVRRALEKADDYRLVILDCPPSFGGLTRNALVASRRAIVVSEPGLFSVAAADRALRAIDGLRRSAAPQLQPLGVVVNRYRDRSPEHRYRLGELSDMFGPLVLTPSLPERSALQQAQGASQPIHRWPGPAAKELSDAFDHHLARVIRVSSRQPKHVRSA; the protein is encoded by the coding sequence GTGATGGTGCTGAGCGTCTGCAGTCTCAAGGGCGGGGTCGGCAAGACCTCGGTGGTTCTCGGATTGGCCTCGGCCGCGTTGGCCCGGGGCGTCCCGACGTTGGTGATCGATCTCGATCCCCAAGGCGACGCCACCGTCGGGCTCAATGTGATCGACGATCAGGCGAACACCGTGGTCGACCTGCTGCGTCATCCGCGCCGGCGGCCGATCGCCGAGGTGGCGGTCCCCAGCGGCTGGACCGACGGCGTCCGGGGCCGGCTCGACGTGGTCGCCGGCTCGGAGGACGGCACGGCGCTGGACGGCCAGCAGGACGGCGAGCGCGGCCTGACCCGAGTCCGCCGGGCACTGGAGAAGGCGGATGACTACCGGCTGGTCATCCTGGACTGCCCGCCGTCCTTCGGCGGGCTGACCCGCAACGCCCTGGTCGCCAGCCGACGCGCCATCGTGGTGAGCGAACCCGGACTGTTCTCGGTGGCCGCGGCCGACCGAGCGCTGCGGGCGATCGATGGGCTGCGGCGTAGCGCGGCGCCCCAGCTGCAGCCGTTGGGCGTGGTGGTCAACAGGTACCGTGATCGCTCCCCCGAGCACCGTTACCGCCTCGGCGAGCTGTCGGACATGTTCGGGCCCCTGGTCCTGACCCCCTCGCTGCCCGAGCGCAGCGCCCTGCAGCAGGCCCAGGGCGCCAGCCAGCCCATCCACCGCTGGCCCGGCCCCGCCGCCAAGGAGCTGTCCGACGCCTTCGACCACCACCTGGCCCGGGTGATCCGGGTCAGTTCTCGCCAGCCCAAGCACGTGCGCTCCGCCTGA
- a CDS encoding DUF559 domain-containing protein: MAPLAPSHLQPAPLCPVPPEADEQGDVFTRAQAVAAGWSERQVDRRLASGRWRRVVGRGLTARSGPDAGWRRAWATQLTWPESVVALTDAAVIHGFPVSREAPAVAYSPAGRRPLSGLSALRRTLPDEDVELAADLALTTRRRTAHDCLALLDWPDALDLYAWLSTREVVTRDDLSGWALTETSCHGTPQLVRLLQVTRHGAVSRAEDLLHRVLRGGRIVGWQAGVRIDDAEGRIGVFDVVFARQRLVVEVDGHRAHSTPTAFEEDRHKQNRLVNAGYRVLRFTWRDLIDHPDRVLAQIRCALNEDHR; the protein is encoded by the coding sequence ATGGCACCCCTTGCACCGAGTCACCTGCAGCCCGCCCCGCTCTGCCCCGTTCCCCCGGAGGCCGATGAGCAGGGCGACGTCTTCACCCGCGCGCAGGCCGTCGCGGCGGGGTGGTCCGAACGCCAGGTCGACCGACGACTCGCATCCGGCCGGTGGCGGCGGGTCGTGGGGCGAGGTCTGACCGCCCGGTCCGGCCCGGACGCCGGCTGGCGCCGCGCGTGGGCCACGCAGCTCACCTGGCCCGAATCAGTGGTCGCCCTGACCGATGCGGCCGTGATCCACGGCTTCCCGGTGAGCCGCGAGGCCCCAGCGGTGGCCTACTCCCCAGCCGGACGTCGTCCGCTGAGCGGGCTGAGCGCCCTGCGGCGCACCCTTCCGGACGAGGACGTCGAGCTGGCGGCCGATCTGGCGCTGACCACACGCCGGCGCACCGCTCATGACTGCCTCGCCCTGCTCGACTGGCCCGACGCGCTCGACCTGTACGCCTGGCTCAGCACCCGCGAGGTGGTCACCCGCGATGACCTGTCCGGCTGGGCCTTGACCGAGACGAGCTGCCACGGCACCCCGCAGCTGGTCCGGTTGCTGCAGGTCACCCGTCACGGGGCGGTGAGCCGGGCGGAGGACCTCCTGCATCGGGTGCTGCGTGGCGGGCGCATCGTCGGCTGGCAGGCCGGCGTCCGGATCGACGACGCCGAGGGGCGCATCGGCGTGTTCGACGTCGTCTTCGCTCGGCAACGGTTGGTGGTCGAGGTCGACGGGCACCGAGCGCACTCGACGCCGACGGCCTTCGAGGAGGACCGTCACAAGCAGAACCGCCTGGTCAACGCCGGGTATCGGGTGCTGCGGTTCACCTGGCGCGACCTGATCGACCACCCCGACCGGGTACTGGCCCAGATCCGTTGCGCCCTCAACGAAGATCACCGTTAG
- a CDS encoding MerR family transcriptional regulator — MSTRKASAPPLPAGSQGLLFDDDLPDLDDQIGYRGPIACRAAGITYRQLDYWARTGLVEPSVRTATGSGTQRLYGFRDILVLKVVKRLLDTGVSLQQIRVAVMHLRDRGVEDLAQLTLMSDGASVYECTSADEVFDLVQGGQGVFGIAVGRVWREVEGSLSELPSERPGEPVADDPADELANRRRHRAG; from the coding sequence GTGAGTACGCGTAAAGCGTCCGCGCCGCCATTGCCTGCCGGATCGCAGGGACTGTTGTTCGACGACGATCTGCCCGACCTCGATGACCAGATCGGTTACCGCGGCCCCATCGCCTGCCGCGCGGCCGGCATCACCTACCGTCAGCTCGACTACTGGGCACGCACCGGTCTGGTCGAGCCGAGCGTTCGTACGGCGACCGGATCCGGCACCCAGCGGCTCTACGGGTTCCGCGACATCCTGGTGCTCAAGGTGGTCAAGCGTTTGCTCGACACCGGGGTCTCGCTCCAGCAGATCCGCGTGGCCGTCATGCACCTTCGTGACCGCGGCGTCGAAGACCTGGCCCAGCTCACGCTGATGAGCGACGGCGCCAGCGTCTACGAGTGCACCTCGGCCGATGAGGTCTTCGACCTGGTGCAGGGTGGCCAGGGCGTGTTCGGGATCGCTGTCGGTCGGGTGTGGCGCGAGGTCGAGGGAAGCCTCAGCGAGCTGCCGAGTGAGCGTCCCGGCGAGCCCGTCGCGGATGACCCCGCGGACGAGTTGGCCAACCGCCGTCGCCACCGCGCCGGCTGA
- a CDS encoding bifunctional nuclease family protein — MRELDVVGVRVEMPSNSPIVLLRERGGDRYLPIWVAAAEASAIAFAQNGVIPPRPLTHDLLKDVIGALGRRLEEVRIVAIKDNVFHAQLVFDGGLTVDSRSSDAIALALRTGSRIMGADQVLEEGGVAVPDEDEDEVEKFREFLDQISPEDFGESSPGAPGTPGPSES, encoded by the coding sequence GTGCGTGAGCTGGATGTGGTCGGAGTCCGGGTCGAGATGCCGTCGAACAGTCCCATCGTGCTGCTGCGCGAACGGGGCGGCGATCGGTATCTGCCGATCTGGGTTGCGGCTGCCGAGGCCAGCGCGATCGCCTTCGCCCAGAATGGGGTGATCCCGCCGCGGCCGCTGACCCATGATCTGCTCAAGGACGTCATCGGGGCGCTGGGACGCCGGCTCGAAGAGGTCCGCATCGTCGCGATCAAGGACAATGTCTTTCACGCCCAGCTGGTCTTCGATGGTGGCCTGACCGTCGATTCCCGGTCTTCGGACGCCATCGCCCTGGCGTTGCGGACCGGCTCGCGGATCATGGGAGCAGACCAGGTGCTGGAGGAGGGCGGCGTCGCCGTCCCCGACGAGGACGAGGACGAGGTGGAGAAGTTCCGCGAGTTCCTCGACCAGATCTCGCCGGAGGATTTCGGTGAGAGTTCGCCCGGAGCACCGGGTACTCCGGGTCCTTCGGAGAGTTGA
- a CDS encoding MerR family transcriptional regulator yields the protein MSIGEVLAQLRPEFPDVTISKIRFLEDQGLVEPDRAPSGYRRFSHADVDRLRYVLSVQRDHYLPLRVIREHLEAMDRGHQPAALPGRPAPVRPGSPRLVPDSVASADRFASNGAARLTRAELIESARADERLIEALEAYGLITADGRSGQFSLDALTIARTARELASFGIEPRHLRPFRTAADREAGLVEQVIAPLRQQRGSGPAGQAEEVAREVAALAVRLHAALLEAALDQTLG from the coding sequence ATGAGCATCGGGGAGGTGCTCGCCCAGCTGCGCCCCGAGTTCCCGGACGTCACCATCTCCAAGATCCGCTTCTTGGAGGATCAGGGGTTGGTCGAACCCGACCGCGCGCCGTCCGGGTATCGCCGCTTCTCGCATGCGGACGTCGACCGGTTGCGCTACGTGCTGTCGGTGCAGCGCGATCACTATCTGCCGCTGCGGGTGATTCGTGAGCATCTCGAGGCCATGGACCGCGGCCATCAACCCGCCGCGCTGCCCGGGCGTCCGGCGCCGGTGCGTCCCGGAAGTCCTCGGCTGGTGCCCGACTCGGTCGCCTCGGCGGACCGGTTCGCCTCCAACGGCGCCGCCCGGCTGACCCGCGCCGAGTTGATCGAGTCCGCCCGGGCCGATGAGCGTCTGATCGAGGCGTTGGAGGCCTACGGCCTGATCACCGCGGACGGCCGCAGTGGCCAGTTCAGCCTGGACGCGCTGACCATCGCCCGGACGGCGCGCGAGCTGGCCTCGTTCGGCATCGAACCGCGGCATCTGCGACCGTTCCGGACCGCTGCCGATCGTGAGGCAGGCTTGGTCGAGCAGGTCATCGCCCCGTTGCGCCAGCAGCGGGGGTCGGGGCCGGCCGGTCAGGCGGAGGAGGTCGCCCGCGAGGTGGCGGCCCTGGCGGTCAGGCTGCACGCCGCCTTGCTCGAGGCAGCACTGGATCAGACGCTCGGCTGA
- a CDS encoding FHA domain-containing protein produces the protein MTVPSNGPDGREDAFGPDTTLTFSAVPADAAEAPERGPSTADLSTADLTAVEALPAGSALLVVQRGPNTGARFLLDAERTTAGRRPESDIFLDDVTVSRKHAEFVRRGNQFVVRDVGSLNGTYVQRDRIDEAVLRPGDEVQIGKYRLVFYPSPRDSGAGAGW, from the coding sequence ATGACGGTTCCGTCCAACGGGCCGGACGGGCGCGAGGACGCATTCGGACCCGACACCACGCTCACCTTCAGCGCTGTTCCCGCGGATGCCGCCGAGGCGCCCGAGCGCGGGCCGTCCACTGCCGACCTGTCGACGGCCGACCTGACGGCGGTGGAGGCGTTGCCGGCCGGTTCGGCACTGCTCGTCGTGCAGCGCGGCCCCAATACCGGCGCCCGCTTCCTGCTGGACGCCGAGCGCACCACCGCGGGGCGCCGTCCGGAGAGCGACATCTTCCTGGACGACGTCACGGTCTCGCGCAAGCACGCCGAGTTCGTCCGACGGGGCAACCAGTTCGTGGTGCGTGACGTGGGCAGCCTGAACGGCACCTACGTGCAGCGCGACCGCATCGACGAGGCGGTGCTGCGCCCGGGCGACGAGGTGCAGATCGGAAAGTACCGATTGGTGTTCTACCCCAGCCCGCGGGACAGCGGAGCCGGCGCGGGGTGGTGA
- the gcvH gene encoding glycine cleavage system protein GcvH: MSDYPQDLRYSTDHEWVRLDGRRARVGITSYAQEALGDIVFVSLPAEGDAVSAGAECGEIESTKSVSPLLSPVPGVVVAVNPDLDGSPELVNSDPYGAGWMVEVEVEDEAVLDALMTAEQYAAQLG; this comes from the coding sequence ATGTCGGACTACCCCCAGGACCTGCGCTACTCCACCGATCACGAGTGGGTGCGCCTCGACGGCCGTCGGGCCCGGGTCGGGATCACCTCCTACGCGCAGGAGGCACTCGGCGACATCGTCTTCGTGTCGCTGCCGGCCGAGGGCGACGCGGTGAGCGCCGGGGCCGAGTGTGGCGAGATCGAGTCCACCAAGAGCGTCAGCCCGCTGCTGTCACCGGTGCCGGGCGTCGTCGTCGCGGTGAACCCCGACCTGGACGGCAGTCCCGAGCTGGTCAACAGCGACCCGTACGGTGCCGGCTGGATGGTCGAGGTGGAGGTCGAGGACGAGGCCGTCCTGGACGCGCTGATGACGGCTGAGCAGTACGCCGCTCAACTGGGCTGA
- a CDS encoding DUF881 domain-containing protein, whose product MAHESSRAAPMPAPLPERPPDSSSEQVTVHGRRRLRSALRPALTRGQLLAAALCAVLGFALVAQVRQTQTSTVGALRQGELISLLQQVTEQSSRLDAQARELEGRLAELQSGTDRAAISEKVARDQLDIYGVLAGTRGAQGPGIELTIADPARTVSASMLLDVVQELRGAGAEAIQLGDRRIVVQTALRDGTDGVLVDQAPVSPPYRLLAIGDAATLHRALAIPGGILESLKSRDVTAQVAERAGITVSALHAVPTPQSARPAPQATP is encoded by the coding sequence GTGGCCCACGAGTCCTCGCGCGCCGCGCCGATGCCGGCTCCGTTACCCGAGAGACCACCGGATTCCTCCTCCGAGCAGGTCACCGTTCACGGCCGTCGGCGGCTGCGGTCTGCGCTGCGCCCGGCGCTCACCCGCGGTCAGCTGCTCGCGGCCGCGCTGTGCGCCGTCCTGGGGTTCGCCCTCGTGGCCCAGGTACGCCAGACCCAGACCTCGACGGTCGGGGCGCTGCGCCAGGGGGAGCTGATCTCCTTGTTGCAGCAGGTCACCGAGCAGTCGTCACGCCTGGATGCGCAGGCCCGCGAGCTCGAGGGTCGTCTCGCCGAGCTGCAATCGGGTACCGACCGGGCGGCCATCTCGGAGAAGGTGGCCCGAGACCAGCTCGACATCTACGGCGTCCTGGCCGGCACCCGGGGCGCGCAGGGCCCGGGGATCGAGCTCACCATCGCCGACCCCGCCCGCACCGTGAGCGCGTCGATGTTGCTGGACGTCGTGCAGGAGCTGCGGGGCGCCGGAGCCGAGGCGATCCAGCTGGGTGACCGGCGGATCGTGGTGCAGACCGCCCTTCGGGACGGGACGGACGGTGTCCTGGTCGACCAGGCCCCGGTCAGCCCGCCGTACCGATTACTGGCGATCGGGGACGCCGCCACCCTGCACCGCGCGCTGGCCATCCCGGGCGGCATTCTCGAGAGCTTGAAGTCTCGTGACGTGACTGCTCAGGTGGCCGAGCGGGCCGGCATTACAGTGAGCGCACTGCACGCGGTGCCCACCCCCCAGTCGGCTCGGCCCGCCCCGCAGGCCACGCCCTGA
- a CDS encoding small basic family protein produces MIALFGLVVGIIAGLVVEPTVPIWMQPYLPIAVVAALDAVLGGLRAVLDGIFDDRVFTVSFLSNIVVAALMVYLGDQLGVGSQLATGVVVVLGIRIFSNAAAIRRHLFKA; encoded by the coding sequence GTGATCGCCCTGTTCGGCCTGGTCGTCGGCATCATCGCCGGCCTGGTCGTCGAACCCACCGTGCCGATCTGGATGCAGCCCTACCTGCCCATTGCCGTGGTGGCGGCCCTGGACGCCGTCCTCGGTGGTCTGCGGGCCGTGCTCGACGGGATCTTCGACGATCGCGTGTTCACCGTCTCGTTCCTGTCGAACATCGTGGTGGCTGCGCTGATGGTCTATCTGGGCGACCAACTCGGCGTCGGGTCGCAGCTGGCGACCGGGGTCGTGGTGGTGCTCGGGATTCGCATCTTCTCCAATGCCGCGGCGATTCGCCGGCATCTGTTCAAGGCCTGA
- a CDS encoding DUF881 domain-containing protein — MTVPGRLDASMTLLTEVMHRPLDPGYAEAAARRAHGHRPGPVSRMLTLVVAVLCGLLATGAVAQLRRPAPEAVRARRALEGEIQRRIDHVDRTRLTLDEKRRQIDRLRDQALTGAGAEGLADDVADLGRWTGELSVSGPGVQVDLSDAPRAPGAEPADGEDRGRVRDRDVQIVVNGLWAAGARAVAVNGNRLTTLSAIRAAGEAILVDLQPLLPPYRVEAVGDPEQLRARFAGDLAASYLQVLQSDGIGSRITTRQEITLSGAGATFHLQYARPVPTGAVASPSPTQEAS, encoded by the coding sequence GTGACGGTGCCCGGGCGGCTGGATGCCTCGATGACGCTGTTGACCGAGGTGATGCACCGTCCGCTCGACCCCGGCTATGCCGAGGCCGCGGCCCGACGGGCTCACGGGCACCGCCCCGGCCCCGTGTCGCGGATGCTCACGCTGGTGGTCGCCGTGCTCTGTGGGCTGCTCGCCACGGGTGCGGTGGCGCAACTTCGCCGTCCGGCGCCGGAGGCGGTGCGTGCTCGGCGTGCGCTCGAAGGCGAGATCCAACGCCGGATCGACCATGTCGACCGGACTCGACTCACCCTGGACGAGAAGCGCCGTCAGATCGATCGGCTGCGTGACCAGGCGCTCACCGGAGCCGGCGCCGAGGGTCTGGCGGACGACGTTGCCGACCTCGGCCGGTGGACCGGTGAGTTGTCGGTCAGCGGTCCGGGCGTTCAGGTCGACCTGAGCGATGCACCCCGTGCGCCCGGGGCAGAACCTGCCGATGGCGAGGACCGCGGCCGGGTGCGCGACCGGGACGTGCAGATCGTGGTCAACGGGTTGTGGGCGGCGGGGGCTCGGGCGGTGGCCGTCAACGGCAATCGGCTGACGACACTGTCGGCGATCCGTGCCGCCGGTGAGGCGATCCTGGTCGACCTGCAACCCCTGCTCCCGCCCTACCGGGTGGAGGCCGTCGGCGACCCGGAGCAGCTACGGGCGCGCTTCGCCGGCGACCTGGCCGCCTCGTACCTGCAGGTGTTGCAGTCGGACGGCATCGGTTCGCGAATCACCACCCGGCAGGAGATCACCCTGTCGGGGGCAGGCGCTACGTTCCACCTGCAGTACGCCCGGCCGGTTCCCACCGGCGCCGTGGCGAGTCCCAGCCCGACCCAGGAGGCCTCGTGA
- a CDS encoding CDP-alcohol phosphatidyltransferase family protein: MAVQDGTRPDGVSDRVLTLPNALSAVRLLLVPVFFWLILERRDGLAIVVLVISGFSDYLDGTLARRWGQVSRLGQLLDPAADRLYIVATVIGLAWRDVIPWWLVVILLARDIALVPTIPVLARLGYGPLPVHLLGKAATFSLLYAFPLLLLAEASQGAAVVARPLGWAFAWWGLVLYWWVGALYVRQVVVLHRTAPS; the protein is encoded by the coding sequence GTGGCAGTCCAGGACGGTACGAGGCCGGACGGCGTCAGCGACCGGGTGCTGACCCTCCCCAACGCGTTGAGCGCCGTGCGTCTGCTCTTGGTGCCGGTGTTCTTCTGGCTCATTCTCGAGCGTCGTGACGGCCTGGCGATCGTCGTCCTGGTGATCAGCGGGTTCTCGGACTACCTCGACGGCACTCTGGCGCGGCGCTGGGGGCAGGTCTCGCGCCTGGGGCAACTGCTCGATCCGGCGGCCGACCGGCTCTACATCGTCGCCACGGTGATCGGTCTGGCGTGGCGGGACGTCATCCCGTGGTGGCTGGTCGTCATCCTGTTGGCGCGGGACATCGCCCTGGTGCCGACGATCCCGGTGTTGGCCAGGCTCGGGTACGGCCCCCTGCCGGTGCACCTGCTCGGCAAGGCAGCCACCTTCTCGTTGCTCTACGCCTTTCCGCTGCTCCTGCTGGCCGAGGCCAGCCAGGGCGCCGCCGTGGTGGCCCGTCCACTCGGCTGGGCGTTCGCCTGGTGGGGGCTGGTCCTCTATTGGTGGGTGGGGGCGCTCTACGTCCGCCAGGTGGTGGTTCTGCACCGGACGGCGCCTTCGTGA
- a CDS encoding hemerythrin domain-containing protein has protein sequence MSSDAIVILREDHKRIKALFRRFAETGPRAETRRGELTAQILRELTVHTHLENEVMYPEVRRLVPDLEADILESYEEHHVADLLAAELANLPVSDERFVAKMTVLAENVTHHIAEEEDDWFPVVREALSRTQLQEIGQRMEQLRSSAPTQPSQPSALRRAVDAVIP, from the coding sequence ATGTCCAGCGACGCCATCGTGATCCTGCGAGAAGACCACAAGCGCATCAAGGCCTTGTTCCGGCGCTTCGCGGAGACCGGCCCGCGGGCCGAGACCCGACGGGGCGAGCTCACCGCACAGATCCTGCGTGAGCTCACGGTTCACACCCACCTGGAGAACGAGGTCATGTATCCCGAGGTGAGGCGGCTCGTGCCTGATCTCGAGGCGGACATCCTCGAGTCCTACGAGGAACACCACGTGGCCGACCTGCTGGCCGCCGAACTGGCGAACCTGCCGGTGTCGGACGAGCGGTTCGTGGCCAAGATGACCGTCCTGGCGGAGAACGTCACCCACCACATCGCCGAGGAGGAGGACGACTGGTTCCCCGTGGTGCGTGAGGCGTTGTCCCGCACCCAACTTCAGGAGATCGGCCAGCGCATGGAGCAGCTGCGTTCGAGTGCGCCCACCCAGCCCTCGCAGCCGAGTGCGCTGCGCAGGGCTGTCGACGCGGTCATCCCCTGA